The following coding sequences are from one Streptomyces angustmyceticus window:
- a CDS encoding MarR family winged helix-turn-helix transcriptional regulator gives MTTDSDTPWLTDQEQCAWRTHLDVSRLLMHQLERDLQPFGLTNNDYEILVNLSEAEDRRLRMSDLAASTLQSKSRLSHQITRMENAGLVRRESCESDRRGLYAVLTDEGWDTMRRVAPHHVASVRKHFIDLFAAEDLQALRTSLAPVAAHLRKERGGL, from the coding sequence ATGACGACCGACAGTGACACCCCCTGGCTGACCGACCAGGAGCAGTGTGCCTGGCGCACCCACCTGGACGTCAGCAGGCTGCTGATGCACCAACTCGAACGCGATCTGCAGCCGTTCGGCCTGACGAACAACGACTACGAGATCCTGGTCAACCTCTCCGAGGCCGAGGACCGCCGCCTGCGGATGAGCGACCTGGCAGCCAGCACCCTGCAGTCCAAGAGCCGTCTCTCCCACCAGATCACCCGGATGGAGAACGCCGGACTGGTGCGCCGCGAGAGCTGCGAGTCGGACCGCCGTGGCCTCTACGCCGTGCTCACCGACGAGGGCTGGGACACCATGCGCCGGGTCGCCCCGCACCATGTCGCCTCGGTCCGCAAGCACTTCATCGACCTGTTCGCCGCCGAGGACCTCCAGGCGCTCCGCACCTCCCTCGCCCCCGTCGCCGCACACCTCCGCAAGGAGCGCGGCGGCCTCTGA
- a CDS encoding PepSY domain-containing protein, translating to MKRHLIIATAAAAALVAGGTVTAVAVSNDTGSASAASGGSLPAQTSPHHAGAQATGTAQVQDGRSSIRLPDDDTSGQDLREAKAAKVTAPDAAAAALKAVPGTVTGLDLDADRPGLVWDADVLGKDGKWHEITLDAGNARVLNQHVDQDEDDDAQERAAARSARTDAAAAARSAASHGTVTSVDLDDDDHGKAVWEVETTTHNGKEHKLLVDPQSGKLTAAPADDSDDDDNDGADD from the coding sequence ATGAAGCGCCATCTGATCATCGCCACCGCCGCCGCGGCCGCCCTCGTCGCCGGCGGCACGGTCACCGCCGTCGCCGTCAGCAACGACACCGGCTCCGCCAGCGCCGCCTCCGGCGGCAGTCTCCCGGCACAGACGTCCCCCCACCACGCGGGTGCGCAGGCCACCGGCACCGCCCAGGTGCAGGACGGCCGCTCCAGCATCCGTCTGCCGGACGACGACACCAGCGGCCAGGACCTCCGCGAGGCCAAGGCCGCCAAGGTGACCGCCCCGGACGCCGCGGCCGCCGCCCTCAAGGCCGTCCCCGGCACCGTGACCGGCCTCGACCTCGACGCGGACCGCCCCGGCCTGGTCTGGGACGCGGACGTGCTGGGCAAGGACGGCAAGTGGCACGAGATCACCCTCGACGCCGGCAACGCGCGGGTGCTGAACCAGCACGTCGACCAGGACGAGGACGACGACGCCCAGGAGCGCGCCGCCGCCCGCAGCGCCCGCACCGACGCCGCGGCCGCCGCCCGCAGCGCCGCCTCGCACGGCACGGTGACCTCCGTCGACCTGGACGACGACGACCACGGCAAGGCCGTCTGGGAGGTCGAGACGACCACCCACAACGGCAAGGAGCACAAGCTCCTGGTCGACCCGCAGTCCGGCAAGCTGACCGCCGCTCCGGCGGATGACTCGGACGACGACGACAACGACGGCGCGGACGACTGA
- a CDS encoding sensor histidine kinase — MGSVRARAAAGATAVVALALIAAGTAVLLVLRANLQDQAGLQAEVAAREVAAQIATGTAYGKLDLPDGEDHPVVVAGDGGRVLAVGEDVRAVDGKPVRAQQKPGTAGAGPSEDDDDDDDRSGLGPGEVDDDVVLRDGTAQVDGKVADYRFAVVEAKDTRGGKATVRAGSALAPEQEAVGSVRTAMLIGLPLLCVVVAGVTWLVTRRALRPVEGIRGEMAAITASADLSRRVPVPSSQDEVGRLARTTNETLAALESSVERQRRFVADASHELRSPIASLRTQLEVGVAHPELLDVPGAVEDTVRLQRLAADLLLLARLDAGERPADARVELAAMVREETSQRVGDRVPVRVGELTGGEVAGSRTQLARVLGNLLDNAQRHAAASVRVSVVREGEWAVLRVEDDGPGVPEGERERIFERFVRLDDARARDDGGAGLGLAIARDVAVRHGGSLGVRTGSAFELRLPLAG; from the coding sequence CTGGGTTCCGTACGGGCCAGGGCGGCGGCCGGCGCGACCGCGGTGGTGGCGCTGGCGCTGATCGCGGCGGGGACCGCGGTGCTGCTGGTGCTGCGCGCCAATCTGCAGGACCAGGCGGGGCTGCAGGCGGAGGTCGCGGCGCGGGAGGTGGCCGCGCAGATCGCGACGGGCACGGCGTACGGCAAGCTGGATCTGCCGGACGGCGAGGACCATCCGGTGGTGGTCGCCGGTGACGGCGGGCGGGTGCTGGCGGTCGGCGAGGACGTGCGGGCCGTCGACGGGAAGCCGGTGCGCGCGCAGCAGAAGCCGGGAACGGCGGGCGCGGGGCCGTCGGAGGACGACGACGATGACGACGACCGGAGCGGGCTCGGGCCCGGTGAGGTCGACGACGACGTCGTCCTGCGGGACGGGACGGCGCAGGTCGACGGGAAGGTGGCCGACTACCGGTTCGCGGTGGTCGAGGCCAAGGACACCCGCGGCGGGAAGGCGACGGTGCGGGCGGGGTCGGCGCTGGCGCCGGAGCAGGAGGCCGTGGGGTCGGTACGGACGGCCATGCTGATCGGGCTGCCGCTGCTGTGCGTGGTGGTGGCGGGGGTGACCTGGCTGGTGACGCGGCGGGCGCTGCGGCCGGTGGAGGGCATCCGCGGGGAGATGGCCGCGATCACGGCGAGTGCGGATCTGAGCCGCCGGGTGCCGGTGCCGTCGTCGCAGGACGAGGTGGGCCGGCTGGCGCGGACGACCAACGAGACGCTGGCGGCGCTGGAGTCGTCCGTGGAGCGGCAGCGGCGGTTCGTCGCGGACGCCTCGCACGAGCTGCGCAGCCCGATCGCGAGTCTGCGGACCCAGCTCGAAGTGGGGGTGGCGCATCCGGAGTTGCTGGACGTGCCCGGTGCGGTGGAGGACACCGTGCGGCTGCAGCGGCTGGCGGCGGACCTGCTGCTGCTGGCGCGCCTGGACGCGGGGGAGCGGCCGGCGGACGCCCGGGTCGAGCTGGCGGCGATGGTGCGCGAGGAGACCTCGCAGCGGGTCGGTGACCGGGTCCCGGTGCGGGTCGGGGAGCTGACGGGCGGGGAAGTGGCCGGGTCGCGCACGCAGTTGGCGCGGGTGCTGGGCAACCTTCTCGACAACGCGCAGCGGCATGCCGCCGCGTCCGTGCGGGTGTCAGTGGTGCGCGAGGGGGAGTGGGCCGTGCTGCGGGTCGAGGACGACGGGCCCGGGGTGCCGGAGGGCGAGCGGGAGCGGATCTTCGAGCGGTTCGTCCGGCTCGACGACGCGCGGGCGCGGGACGACGGCGGGGCCGGGCTGGGGCTGGCCATCGCGCGGGACGTGGCGGTGCGGCACGGCGGCTCGCTGGGCGTGCGCACGGGGTCGGCCTTCGAGCTGCGGCTGCCGCTGGCCGGCTGA
- a CDS encoding AIM24 family protein — protein sequence MAQFRLQGSKVLAVDMTGDAVKAKNGAMVAYDGQMSFKKMSGGGEGLRGMVTRRLTGEQMAVMEVKGHGTCYFADRASEINLVRLQGEKLYVEAGNLLCTDAALRTGTTFTGLRGASQGNGLFTTTVEGSGQAAIVSDGPAVVLRVTKQYPLQVDPGAYVAHTGDLRQHLQSGVNFRTVLGEGSGESFQIRFEGEGLVYVQPSERNTVGGEV from the coding sequence GTGGCTCAGTTTCGGCTCCAGGGGAGCAAGGTGCTCGCCGTCGACATGACGGGCGACGCCGTCAAGGCGAAAAACGGTGCGATGGTCGCGTACGACGGCCAGATGTCGTTCAAGAAGATGTCCGGTGGCGGCGAGGGCCTGCGCGGCATGGTCACCCGGCGGCTCACGGGCGAGCAGATGGCCGTGATGGAGGTGAAGGGCCACGGCACCTGCTACTTCGCGGACCGCGCCAGCGAGATCAACCTGGTGCGGCTGCAGGGCGAGAAGCTGTACGTCGAGGCGGGCAACCTGCTGTGCACGGACGCCGCGCTGCGGACGGGCACGACCTTCACCGGCCTGCGCGGCGCCTCCCAGGGCAACGGCCTGTTCACCACCACCGTCGAGGGCAGCGGCCAGGCGGCGATCGTCTCCGACGGCCCCGCCGTGGTGCTGCGGGTCACCAAGCAGTACCCCCTCCAGGTGGACCCGGGCGCCTATGTCGCCCACACCGGCGACCTCAGGCAGCACCTCCAGTCCGGGGTGAACTTCCGCACCGTCCTCGGGGAGGGCTCCGGCGAGTCCTTCCAGATCCGCTTCGAGGGCGAGGGCCTGGTCTACGTCCAGCCCAGCGAGCGCAACACCGTGGGAGGTGAGGTCTGA
- a CDS encoding response regulator transcription factor, with protein sequence MHPPVTRHGPPGGARRPFRLLIVEDEKRLALSLAKGLMAEGYAVDVVHDGREGLRRATEDGYDLIVLDIMLPGMNGYRVCGALRAAGHEVPVLMLTAKDGEYDEAEGLDTGADDYLTKPFSYVVLVARVKALLRRHGRSAPPLLRVGALSIDQGARRVERDGTEVALPAKEFAVLEQLALRAGEVVSKAEILEHVWDFAYEGDVNIIEVYVSALRRKLGAGHIVTVRGAGYRLVAGE encoded by the coding sequence ATGCACCCGCCTGTCACCCGCCACGGTCCGCCCGGAGGCGCGCGCCGCCCGTTTCGTCTGCTGATCGTCGAGGACGAGAAGCGGCTGGCCCTGTCGCTGGCCAAGGGCCTGATGGCCGAGGGCTACGCGGTGGACGTGGTGCACGACGGGCGGGAGGGGCTGCGCCGGGCCACGGAGGACGGCTATGACCTGATCGTGCTCGACATCATGCTGCCGGGGATGAACGGCTACCGCGTGTGCGGGGCGCTGCGGGCGGCAGGGCACGAGGTGCCGGTGCTGATGCTGACGGCCAAGGACGGCGAGTACGACGAGGCCGAGGGGCTGGACACCGGGGCCGACGACTACCTGACCAAGCCGTTCTCGTACGTGGTGCTGGTGGCGCGGGTGAAGGCGCTGCTGCGCCGGCACGGCCGGAGCGCGCCGCCGCTGCTGCGGGTGGGGGCGCTGAGCATCGACCAGGGCGCGCGGCGGGTGGAGCGGGACGGCACGGAAGTGGCGCTGCCGGCGAAGGAGTTCGCGGTGCTGGAGCAGCTGGCGCTGCGCGCGGGCGAGGTGGTCTCGAAGGCGGAGATCCTGGAGCACGTCTGGGACTTCGCCTACGAGGGCGACGTCAACATCATCGAGGTGTATGTGAGCGCGCTGCGGCGCAAGCTCGGTGCCGGGCACATCGTGACGGTGCGCGGCGCCGGGTACCGGCTGGTGGCGGGTGAGTAG
- a CDS encoding AIM24 family protein, whose translation MTGPVVHDASSLPVDDNVNPYAFSVDLNGQWFLQKGKMIAYYGQIDFHGIGHGRLDRLIAGSFHSPLHAADWVVAEGRGKMLLADRAFDVNSFDLEDGNLTIRSGNLLAFQPSLALKQSIIPGFLTLIGTGKFVAASNGPVVFMEPPIRVDPQALVGWADCPSPCHHYDHQYLRGFLGGLRAHTGIGGASGEEHQFEFVGAGTVLLQSTEVLMPELETGAVPTEAGVPGGGGHVPQSGSQLPQLPGNLGSLQRRFGL comes from the coding sequence GTGACCGGTCCCGTCGTCCACGACGCCTCGTCGCTCCCCGTCGACGACAACGTCAACCCCTACGCCTTCAGCGTGGATCTGAACGGCCAGTGGTTCCTGCAGAAGGGGAAGATGATCGCCTACTACGGGCAGATCGACTTCCACGGCATCGGACACGGCCGCCTGGACCGCCTGATCGCCGGCAGTTTCCATTCGCCACTGCACGCCGCGGACTGGGTCGTCGCCGAGGGCCGCGGAAAGATGCTGCTCGCGGACCGCGCCTTCGATGTGAACTCCTTCGACCTGGAGGACGGCAACCTGACGATTCGCTCGGGCAACTTGCTCGCCTTTCAGCCATCTCTCGCGCTGAAGCAGTCGATCATCCCGGGCTTCCTGACCCTGATCGGGACGGGGAAGTTCGTGGCCGCCTCCAACGGCCCGGTGGTCTTCATGGAGCCGCCGATCCGGGTGGACCCGCAGGCGCTCGTCGGCTGGGCCGACTGCCCCTCCCCGTGCCACCACTACGACCACCAGTACCTGCGGGGATTCCTGGGCGGACTGCGGGCGCACACCGGGATCGGCGGCGCGTCCGGCGAGGAGCACCAGTTCGAGTTCGTCGGCGCCGGCACCGTCCTGCTGCAGTCCACGGAGGTGCTGATGCCGGAGCTGGAGACCGGTGCGGTACCGACCGAGGCGGGCGTTCCGGGCGGGGGCGGACACGTTCCGCAAAGTGGCTCACAACTGCCCCAGCTCCCCGGCAACCTCGGGAGCCTCCAACGCCGCTTCGGGCTGTGA
- a CDS encoding AIM24 family protein, giving the protein MPFTVLNSRMVEARIGPGQRLYSQRGAMLAYRGEVAFTPNIQGGQGGVGSMIGRRIAGEATPLMTVEGTGTVMFGHGGHHVHVVDLTGETLYVEADRLLAFDGSLQQGTMFMGSQGGVMGMVRGQVTGQGLFTTTLGGVGSAAVMAHGGVVELPITPQRPVHVDPQAYVAHRGDIRNKLSTALGWRDMVGRGSGEAFQLELSGQGTVYVQASEEKL; this is encoded by the coding sequence ATGCCGTTCACGGTGCTCAACTCCCGCATGGTGGAGGCCAGGATCGGGCCGGGCCAGCGGCTGTACAGCCAGCGCGGCGCGATGCTCGCCTACCGCGGCGAGGTCGCCTTCACCCCGAACATCCAGGGCGGCCAGGGCGGCGTCGGCTCCATGATCGGCCGCCGGATCGCCGGCGAGGCCACCCCCCTGATGACCGTGGAGGGCACGGGAACCGTCATGTTCGGCCACGGCGGCCACCACGTCCACGTCGTCGACCTCACCGGCGAGACCCTCTACGTCGAGGCCGACCGGCTGCTGGCCTTCGACGGCTCGCTCCAGCAGGGCACGATGTTCATGGGCTCGCAGGGCGGGGTGATGGGCATGGTGCGCGGCCAGGTCACCGGCCAGGGCCTGTTCACCACCACCCTGGGGGGTGTCGGCTCGGCCGCCGTGATGGCGCACGGCGGCGTCGTCGAGCTGCCGATCACGCCCCAGCGCCCGGTCCACGTCGACCCGCAGGCGTACGTCGCCCACCGCGGCGACATCCGCAACAAACTGTCCACGGCGCTCGGCTGGCGGGACATGGTCGGCCGCGGCTCGGGCGAGGCCTTCCAGCTGGAGCTGTCGGGCCAGGGCACCGTCTACGTACAGGCGTCGGAGGAAAAGCTGTGA